One part of the Acidobacteriota bacterium genome encodes these proteins:
- a CDS encoding ThiF family adenylyltransferase, with product MRDSFNDEKGNGGKPPVFQLSAEVLEEVVKTIGSLNAESGGVGGGTGEVVNCFHFDESSRNSAVTYSPDHRRLNHLFETTWNPAGVRLQVIFHSHPGRMRVLSGGDEIYAERILKAIKDLQCLWLPIINTFPDTGMFRMTPWAVSLSDQGVSIVKGKVLVINGQGASTNESDKRIFTEKIKLGVLLDEILIEGKKAAQIADHKSSTSGSESVCGNNQSEEERSPGQTEKPAWISEAKKSFNVRQTFDRVQQAYDIPLMQKSRIIAVGAGGAAEWLEQIARTGVGQFVLIDPDHVSETNLATQQTYRRDIGRPKVDCIAERIRDINPTARVLAIQKSLDDLSDDEMRNLCANPIDGCQAEQSIICGLTDSFFAQARVNRLALKFGLPSLCAQVYKEGRGAEITFTYPGVTPACHRCILSSRYQHFTEMAGENDVTSHGTPIFATARLNALKGFIILAMLHHRSGHPRWDGMLSRIGKRNLIQIRMDPDFRASLGLEVFDRVFEKADRKRLFFDEVVWLPQDQECPETGYARCPDCLGTGDLRELVGRIGDTRLDVEARDVGNRSEK from the coding sequence ATGAGGGATTCATTCAATGATGAGAAAGGGAATGGAGGAAAGCCTCCGGTGTTTCAACTCAGTGCCGAAGTCCTTGAAGAAGTCGTCAAGACCATTGGAAGCCTGAATGCGGAAAGCGGCGGTGTGGGCGGCGGAACAGGTGAGGTGGTGAATTGTTTTCATTTTGACGAAAGCAGCCGCAACTCTGCGGTGACATATTCTCCGGACCATAGAAGGCTGAACCATCTTTTTGAGACGACTTGGAATCCCGCCGGTGTGCGGCTGCAAGTGATATTTCACAGTCATCCCGGCAGGATGAGGGTTCTTTCCGGAGGGGATGAGATATACGCAGAAAGAATTCTTAAGGCGATTAAAGATCTGCAATGTCTCTGGCTTCCGATCATCAATACTTTTCCGGATACAGGGATGTTTCGGATGACCCCTTGGGCCGTATCACTAAGTGACCAGGGTGTGTCGATAGTCAAGGGCAAAGTGCTGGTGATCAACGGTCAAGGGGCTTCAACGAATGAATCCGATAAAAGGATCTTTACGGAAAAGATAAAATTGGGAGTCCTTCTTGATGAAATTCTTATCGAAGGAAAGAAAGCCGCTCAGATTGCCGATCACAAATCTTCGACTTCCGGGAGTGAAAGTGTTTGTGGCAACAATCAATCTGAAGAAGAAAGAAGCCCGGGCCAAACAGAAAAGCCCGCTTGGATCTCCGAGGCAAAGAAGTCTTTCAATGTTCGACAGACCTTCGATCGAGTTCAACAAGCCTACGACATTCCGCTGATGCAGAAGTCCAGAATCATAGCCGTAGGTGCAGGGGGAGCGGCTGAATGGCTTGAGCAAATCGCACGTACCGGTGTGGGGCAGTTTGTTTTGATCGATCCTGATCATGTGTCAGAAACAAATCTGGCGACACAGCAGACTTATCGTCGGGATATCGGGCGCCCAAAGGTTGACTGTATCGCGGAGCGCATCCGTGATATCAATCCAACCGCTCGAGTTTTGGCAATTCAAAAAAGCTTGGATGATCTTTCCGATGATGAGATGCGGAATCTTTGTGCTAATCCGATCGACGGGTGCCAAGCTGAACAGTCGATCATTTGTGGGCTAACGGATAGTTTCTTTGCTCAAGCACGCGTGAACAGGCTTGCTCTGAAGTTCGGGCTGCCTAGCCTTTGTGCCCAGGTCTATAAAGAGGGGCGCGGGGCCGAGATTACGTTCACATATCCTGGGGTTACCCCGGCTTGCCACCGGTGCATACTGAGCTCCAGGTATCAGCATTTCACGGAAATGGCCGGAGAAAACGATGTGACGTCTCATGGGACGCCAATTTTCGCTACGGCAAGACTCAATGCTCTTAAGGGTTTCATCATCTTGGCCATGCTCCATCATAGATCTGGGCATCCCAGATGGGATGGGATGCTTTCGCGGATCGGAAAGAGAAATCTGATCCAGATCCGCATGGATCCGGATTTTAGAGCATCCCTTGGTCTTGAGGTGTTTGATCGGGTATTTGAAAAGGCTGATAGGAAACGACTTTTCTTTGATGAGGTGGTTTGGCTTCCTCAGGATCAAGAGTGCCCTGAGACCGGGTATGCGCGTT